One Nitrospirota bacterium genomic region harbors:
- a CDS encoding multiheme c-type cytochrome produces the protein MTEPGHDESEGHVTAPNGKLNFTRYLIGGLCLVLFLALTGVGYVQVEERRGGGLRPFISAENKKCIDCHTAKDISVGGINDWKYSRHAPKGIGCVECHQAEKGEPDAYDHYGKVISTLVTPKDCMRCHDKEAREFEKSHHAKGAQFTNSLDNFLGNVVEGPEVITTGCAGCHGSVVKVMDNGKLHPSTWPNSGIGRVNPDGSKGTCAACHARHGFSIAQARQPENCGRCHMGPDHPQIEAYYESKHGVLFTANKDKMKLAQPTEKWHPGKDYLFPTCATCHMSATDTQEVTHDVGDRISWTLRPVVSTRLENYEVRRKAMRQVCASCHSEEIVERFFTQMDQGITLYNEKFGKPSKAAMDKLLAMKKITPTPYDEAIEWVFYELWHHEGRRARHGLSKVAPDYVHWQGFYEVAKHFYTKFLPMVRELSPDVAKDLVSQESHKWVEQGMSKEEIARMIEFYEKEMQGKRGGG, from the coding sequence GTGACAGAGCCGGGCCATGATGAGTCCGAGGGCCACGTGACCGCGCCGAACGGGAAATTGAATTTCACCCGCTACTTGATCGGCGGGTTGTGTCTGGTCCTGTTCCTCGCCCTGACCGGCGTCGGCTACGTCCAGGTGGAGGAGCGGCGGGGAGGCGGGCTCCGGCCGTTCATCTCCGCCGAGAACAAGAAGTGCATTGACTGCCACACGGCGAAAGACATCTCGGTCGGCGGCATCAACGACTGGAAATACAGCCGCCACGCTCCCAAGGGCATCGGTTGCGTCGAGTGCCACCAGGCCGAGAAGGGGGAGCCGGACGCGTACGACCACTACGGCAAGGTCATCTCCACGCTCGTGACGCCCAAGGACTGCATGAGGTGCCACGACAAGGAAGCCCGGGAGTTCGAGAAGTCCCACCATGCCAAGGGGGCGCAGTTCACCAATTCCCTCGACAATTTCCTCGGGAACGTCGTGGAAGGGCCGGAAGTGATCACGACCGGATGCGCCGGCTGCCACGGGAGCGTGGTCAAGGTGATGGACAACGGGAAGCTCCATCCGTCCACCTGGCCCAATTCGGGCATCGGGCGGGTGAATCCGGACGGGTCGAAGGGCACCTGCGCCGCCTGCCACGCGCGGCACGGCTTCTCGATCGCCCAGGCCCGGCAGCCGGAGAACTGCGGGCGGTGCCACATGGGCCCGGACCATCCCCAGATCGAGGCCTATTACGAGAGCAAGCACGGCGTGCTGTTCACCGCGAACAAGGACAAGATGAAGCTCGCCCAGCCGACGGAGAAGTGGCACCCGGGGAAGGACTATCTCTTCCCCACCTGCGCCACCTGCCACATGAGCGCCACCGACACGCAGGAGGTGACCCACGACGTGGGCGACCGGATCAGTTGGACCCTCCGGCCGGTCGTTTCGACGCGGCTCGAGAACTACGAGGTCCGGCGAAAGGCCATGCGCCAGGTCTGCGCCTCCTGCCACAGCGAGGAGATCGTGGAGCGGTTCTTCACGCAGATGGACCAGGGGATCACGCTGTACAACGAGAAATTCGGCAAGCCGTCCAAGGCGGCGATGGACAAGCTGCTCGCGATGAAAAAGATCACGCCGACCCCCTATGACGAAGCGATCGAATGGGTGTTTTACGAGCTCTGGCACCATGAGGGGCGGAGGGCCAGGCACGGGCTGTCCAAGGTCGCGCCGGACTACGTCCACTGGCAGGGCTTCTACGAAGTGGCCAAGCATTTCTACACCAAGTTTCTGCCGATGGTGCGGGAGCTGTCGCCCGACGTGGCGAAGGATCTGGTCTCGCAGGAGAGCCACAAGTGGGTGGAGCAGGGGATGAGCAAGGAGGAGATCGCCCGGATGATCGAATTCTACGAGAAGGAGATGCAGGGGAAACGAGGCGGCGGGTAG
- a CDS encoding ammonium transporter, whose amino-acid sequence MPHEVSQIGWLLICSAWLLLSLPGVALFYGGMVRKKNVLNTMGLVLAALLLVSVLGVFGGLLRGGFPTMEFGVAGLSPVPVYETMAGALALALVAGGLVERVRFSFFLVFGFLWAWFCYGPIARWLWDGGWLADLGGLDFAGGAVIHVSAGVTALVAAIVVGPRKGFGRTEMKPNNLPLSVCGAGLLWVGWTGFAAGRGLASMQAVTAAFVAIQVSAASAALAWTAAEWAQRDKPTALGTVSGAVAGLVAIAPAAGYVSPLSALVIGIGAGGTCYMVVNFVKPILGYDDSLDVFGMHAVGGTWGMIAVGLFASTAVNPDGSDGLLYGYPYQFLVQVVAVSTVWMYAAGATFLLLKGLHLVMRPRVDGEAEIMGLDLAEHGERGYS is encoded by the coding sequence GTGCCGCATGAAGTCAGTCAGATCGGGTGGCTCCTGATCTGCTCCGCATGGCTCCTCCTGTCCCTCCCCGGCGTGGCCCTGTTTTACGGCGGGATGGTGCGGAAGAAGAACGTGCTGAACACGATGGGGCTGGTGCTGGCGGCCCTCCTGCTCGTGTCGGTTCTCGGAGTGTTCGGAGGACTGCTCAGGGGCGGCTTCCCGACGATGGAGTTCGGGGTAGCTGGGCTCTCGCCGGTGCCGGTCTACGAAACGATGGCTGGGGCCCTAGCCCTGGCGCTGGTGGCCGGCGGGCTGGTCGAACGGGTCCGGTTCTCGTTTTTCCTCGTCTTCGGGTTCCTGTGGGCCTGGTTCTGCTACGGCCCGATCGCTCGCTGGCTCTGGGACGGGGGCTGGCTGGCCGATCTGGGCGGCCTGGACTTCGCCGGCGGGGCCGTGATCCACGTCAGCGCCGGCGTCACGGCCCTGGTGGCGGCGATCGTGGTTGGGCCGAGGAAGGGCTTCGGGCGGACCGAAATGAAGCCGAACAACCTGCCGCTGTCGGTCTGCGGGGCCGGGCTGCTCTGGGTCGGGTGGACCGGGTTCGCGGCCGGGCGCGGCCTGGCATCCATGCAGGCGGTGACCGCCGCCTTCGTGGCCATTCAGGTCTCGGCCGCATCGGCGGCCCTGGCCTGGACCGCCGCGGAGTGGGCCCAGCGGGACAAGCCGACTGCCCTGGGCACGGTCAGCGGGGCGGTGGCCGGGCTGGTCGCCATCGCGCCGGCAGCCGGATACGTCAGCCCGCTCTCGGCGCTCGTGATCGGCATCGGAGCCGGCGGGACCTGTTACATGGTCGTGAACTTCGTGAAGCCGATCCTGGGCTATGACGATTCGCTGGACGTCTTCGGGATGCATGCGGTGGGGGGGACGTGGGGCATGATCGCGGTCGGCCTCTTCGCCTCTACGGCGGTGAATCCGGACGGAAGCGACGGCCTGCTGTATGGGTACCCCTACCAGTTCCTGGTCCAGGTGGTGGCCGTCTCGACGGTCTGGATGTATGCGGCCGGCGCGACCTTCCTGCTGCTCAAGGGGCTCCACCTCGTCATGCGGCCGCGCGTGGACGGTGAAGCGGAGATCATGGGGCTGGACCTGGCCGAGCACGGCGAGCGGGGCTATTCGTGA
- the cynS gene encoding cyanase: protein MEKKDVVAKLLALKEASGKTYTELAEALGLCNVYVAQLFRRQAQLKKETEGKLVKLVPGLTEDLLKEMRKPPLRSYDPAILQEPHVYRMTEVCAHYGDGILAVIHEMFGDGIMSAIDFKFTIQKIKGSQGEDRVLMTWNGKFLPHIEQTK, encoded by the coding sequence ATGGAGAAAAAGGACGTCGTCGCCAAACTCCTTGCCTTGAAGGAGGCTTCCGGAAAAACCTATACGGAGCTGGCGGAGGCTCTTGGGCTCTGCAACGTCTACGTGGCCCAGTTGTTCCGTCGTCAGGCGCAGCTCAAGAAGGAGACCGAGGGCAAGCTGGTGAAGCTGGTCCCCGGCTTGACCGAGGACCTCCTCAAGGAGATGCGGAAGCCGCCGCTCCGCTCATACGACCCGGCCATTCTGCAAGAGCCCCACGTGTACCGGATGACCGAAGTCTGCGCGCACTACGGCGACGGGATCCTCGCGGTCATTCACGAGATGTTCGGCGACGGCATCATGTCGGCGATCGACTTCAAGTTCACGATCCAAAAAATCAAGGGCAGCCAGGGGGAGGATCGTGTGCTGATGACCTGGAACGGGAAGTTCCTTCCCCACATCGAGCAGACGAAGTAA
- a CDS encoding cytochrome b N-terminal domain-containing protein yields MESAATPAEHRAGQKSWIDYIQKDLPAHLDWWPYTLGAIPLTLFGLLVATGLMLTFYYVPSPEKAYESVEQITHEVYLGWFVRGLHKFSVDLMILFLLFHVIRVFVTRAYRPPGEWKWVSGSLVLFLAFAMGFTGYSLVYDNVSYWGMTVVTSMLGSLPVVGTPLLYLLRGGEEVSGGTLLRLYDLHTKLLPVLLAGLVIGHVLVVRLSGFAEVPGSRGFHPFYPEHALTMGAIAVGLLVLLVDLVMIFPPTLGPPANPQEVATDVSPPWYFSAPYMWITLLPGPVALWSLLAGAGIFAAYPFVDRVLSERGWPMALVNGVVGTAVVLAVAALMILDTRM; encoded by the coding sequence ATGGAGTCGGCAGCGACACCGGCCGAGCACAGGGCAGGACAGAAAAGCTGGATTGACTACATCCAGAAGGACCTGCCGGCCCACCTGGACTGGTGGCCCTACACGCTCGGGGCGATTCCGCTCACCCTGTTCGGCCTGCTGGTGGCAACCGGCCTCATGCTGACCTTCTACTACGTGCCCTCGCCCGAGAAGGCCTACGAGAGCGTGGAGCAGATCACCCACGAGGTCTACCTTGGCTGGTTCGTGCGCGGCCTGCACAAGTTCTCCGTGGACCTGATGATCCTGTTCCTCCTGTTCCACGTGATCCGGGTCTTCGTCACCAGAGCCTATCGGCCGCCGGGCGAGTGGAAATGGGTGAGCGGCTCGCTCGTGCTGTTCCTCGCCTTCGCGATGGGATTCACCGGCTATTCGCTGGTCTACGACAACGTTTCCTACTGGGGCATGACCGTCGTGACCAGCATGCTGGGGAGCTTGCCCGTGGTCGGCACCCCGCTCCTCTATCTGCTGCGGGGCGGGGAGGAGGTGTCGGGCGGGACGCTGCTGCGGCTCTACGACTTGCACACCAAGCTCCTGCCGGTTCTGCTGGCCGGCCTCGTGATCGGCCACGTGCTCGTCGTCCGGCTCTCCGGCTTCGCGGAGGTGCCGGGCAGCCGCGGGTTCCATCCCTTCTACCCGGAACACGCCCTCACCATGGGGGCGATCGCCGTCGGGCTGCTGGTCCTGCTCGTGGACCTCGTGATGATCTTTCCGCCCACGCTGGGGCCGCCGGCCAACCCCCAGGAAGTCGCGACGGACGTGTCGCCGCCCTGGTACTTCTCGGCGCCCTACATGTGGATCACGCTCCTGCCCGGGCCCGTCGCCCTCTGGAGTCTTCTGGCCGGCGCCGGCATCTTTGCTGCCTATCCGTTCGTGGATCGTGTCCTGTCCGAACGGGGCTGGCCGATGGCGCTGGTCAACGGGGTGGTCGGAACAGCGGTGGTGTTGGCGGTCGCGGCCTTGATGATTCTGGACACGAGGATGTGA
- a CDS encoding GYD domain-containing protein encodes MATYIVLFRWTEQGIKGVKDTTKRAAAFKALVKKAGGQVKDVYWTMGQYDGVLIFTAPDDETATAVLMSAGSLGNVRSETLRAFGEDEMPAILAKVGS; translated from the coding sequence ATGGCGACCTACATCGTGTTGTTCCGGTGGACGGAGCAGGGGATCAAGGGTGTCAAGGACACGACGAAGCGGGCGGCTGCGTTCAAGGCCCTGGTCAAGAAGGCCGGCGGGCAGGTCAAAGACGTCTATTGGACCATGGGGCAGTACGACGGCGTTCTCATCTTTACGGCCCCGGACGACGAGACCGCGACCGCCGTGCTCATGAGCGCCGGTTCCCTGGGGAACGTCCGGTCGGAAACCCTGCGCGCCTTCGGCGAGGACGAGATGCCGGCGATCCTGGCGAAGGTCGGGTCCTGA
- a CDS encoding ammonium transporter: protein MSRSGRLTSLVLIALAAGLGLAMAGTGWAQDAPAPTPLKVDTADTVWVLTSSALVLAMIVPGLALFYGGLVRSKNVLGTVMQSFVILCLVTLLWILVGYSLAFGPDKAGLIGGLEWVGLNGVGTEPHPTYGPTIPHQAFMVFQLMFAAITPALITGAFAERMKFGALLLFAGLWSLLVYCPVAHWLWGGGWLGRLGALDFAGGAVVHISSGVAALVCSLMLGARRGYGTDYMAPHNLPLTLLGTGLLWFGWFGFNAGSALSANNVAVGAFITTHTAAAVGALTWMAVEWVHRGTPTVLGVASGAVAGLATVTPGAGYVGPFSALLIGLVAGGLCYVAVIRWKAKLGYDDSLDVVGIHGVGGAVGILATGLLASKSVNSAGADGLFSGNPGFFGVQALAVLVTALFSLVATYAILKLVDRVVGLRISAEEESMGLDLSQHNERAYS, encoded by the coding sequence ATGAGCCGATCGGGACGACTGACGAGTCTGGTGTTGATCGCACTGGCAGCGGGCCTGGGGCTGGCGATGGCGGGGACGGGCTGGGCGCAGGACGCCCCGGCGCCCACGCCGCTCAAGGTGGACACGGCCGACACGGTCTGGGTGCTGACTTCATCGGCGCTCGTGCTGGCCATGATCGTGCCGGGCCTGGCCCTCTTCTACGGGGGGCTGGTACGCAGCAAGAACGTGTTGGGCACCGTCATGCAGAGCTTCGTGATCCTCTGCCTGGTGACCCTCCTCTGGATTCTGGTCGGGTACAGCCTGGCCTTCGGGCCGGACAAGGCCGGGCTGATCGGCGGCCTCGAATGGGTCGGGCTGAACGGCGTGGGCACGGAGCCCCATCCGACCTACGGTCCGACGATCCCCCACCAGGCCTTCATGGTCTTCCAGCTCATGTTCGCCGCGATCACGCCGGCTCTGATTACGGGGGCCTTTGCCGAGCGGATGAAGTTCGGGGCCCTGCTGCTGTTCGCCGGCCTCTGGTCCCTGCTGGTCTACTGTCCGGTGGCCCACTGGCTCTGGGGCGGCGGCTGGCTGGGGAGGCTGGGGGCGCTGGACTTCGCCGGCGGGGCGGTCGTGCACATCAGCTCCGGCGTCGCGGCCCTGGTCTGTTCCCTGATGCTGGGGGCGCGGCGCGGGTACGGGACCGACTACATGGCGCCGCACAACCTCCCGTTGACGCTCCTGGGCACCGGGCTCCTCTGGTTCGGCTGGTTCGGGTTCAACGCGGGGAGCGCCCTGTCCGCAAACAACGTGGCGGTGGGCGCCTTCATCACGACCCACACGGCGGCGGCTGTCGGAGCCCTGACCTGGATGGCGGTCGAGTGGGTCCACCGGGGCACGCCGACCGTGCTGGGGGTGGCCAGCGGCGCGGTGGCCGGTCTGGCGACCGTGACCCCCGGAGCCGGTTACGTCGGGCCCTTCTCCGCCCTCCTGATCGGGCTCGTCGCCGGGGGGCTCTGCTACGTCGCGGTGATCCGCTGGAAAGCCAAGCTGGGCTACGACGATTCGCTGGACGTGGTCGGCATCCACGGAGTCGGCGGGGCGGTCGGGATTCTGGCGACGGGCCTGCTGGCCTCGAAGTCGGTCAATTCGGCCGGAGCCGACGGCCTCTTCTCCGGCAATCCCGGGTTTTTCGGCGTCCAGGCGCTGGCCGTGCTCGTCACGGCGCTGTTCTCGCTCGTCGCCACCTATGCGATCCTCAAGCTGGTGGATCGAGTGGTCGGGCTGCGGATCTCCGCCGAGGAGGAGTCCATGGGCCTCGATTTGAGCCAGCACAACGAACGGGCCTATTCGTGA
- a CDS encoding ubiquinol-cytochrome c reductase iron-sulfur subunit, whose translation MAIIHDDLGRRRFLSQAVMAFGLLFGMGTLALRFAQFLVPSPKAKRYEAVLIGAESRVPLGEGVSMDLGGHKIVVLRTDEGVAAFSRRCTDLGCLVSWNRDRQQFLCPCHQGVFDKTGRNIAGPPPRPLDRFEVVKRGDQLYVNIQSG comes from the coding sequence ATGGCCATCATCCACGATGACCTGGGACGGCGCCGGTTCCTTAGCCAAGCGGTCATGGCCTTCGGGCTCCTCTTCGGGATGGGAACGCTGGCCCTGCGGTTCGCCCAGTTCCTGGTTCCCAGTCCGAAGGCGAAACGGTACGAGGCGGTCCTGATCGGGGCCGAGTCCCGCGTGCCGCTGGGAGAGGGAGTGTCAATGGATCTCGGAGGCCACAAGATCGTGGTCCTGAGGACGGACGAAGGCGTCGCGGCCTTTTCCCGGCGTTGCACGGACCTGGGCTGTCTCGTGTCCTGGAACAGGGACCGGCAGCAGTTCCTCTGTCCCTGCCATCAAGGGGTCTTCGACAAGACGGGGCGAAACATCGCCGGGCCGCCGCCGCGCCCGCTGGATCGGTTCGAGGTCGTGAAGCGGGGAGACCAGTTGTACGTGAACATCCAGAGCGGCTAG
- a CDS encoding CBS domain-containing protein, protein MQKGAGRRPARRLFVERDIQRLQQQLAAFRPFLSRRRPAASLDEFDAATERLISRIFGESSDLLEAYQYAKLGEAGGLVNLPEEAQESGVQDTERESLQQRKRVLESCISELETLRAEGNRRTPLAGSRVADYMSTDVRSVHKDATLKEAGRLLSKWRVGSLLVDDNCRYIGIITDTDLSRKAVARGLDPNEATVKLCMSKPVLTIEDSEPLAAAIALMKQKGVRHLAVTEDRTIIGILSVSDVLRAYAELAGLDEEADANGE, encoded by the coding sequence ATGCAAAAGGGCGCGGGCCGGCGACCGGCCAGACGGCTGTTCGTGGAACGGGACATCCAGCGGTTGCAGCAGCAGTTGGCCGCATTTCGCCCGTTCCTCTCCAGACGCCGGCCTGCCGCGTCGTTGGACGAGTTCGATGCCGCGACCGAACGGCTCATCAGCCGCATCTTCGGGGAATCCTCCGATCTGCTGGAGGCCTACCAGTATGCCAAGCTGGGCGAAGCCGGAGGCCTGGTCAACCTGCCGGAAGAGGCCCAGGAGAGCGGAGTCCAGGACACGGAACGGGAGAGCCTCCAGCAGCGCAAGCGGGTTCTGGAGAGCTGCATCTCGGAGCTGGAGACCCTGCGCGCGGAGGGCAACCGCCGCACCCCGTTGGCCGGCTCGCGGGTGGCCGACTACATGTCCACCGACGTGCGGAGCGTGCACAAGGACGCCACGTTGAAGGAGGCGGGCCGGCTGCTCTCCAAGTGGCGGGTGGGGTCGCTCCTGGTGGACGACAACTGCCGCTACATCGGGATCATCACCGACACGGATTTGAGCCGCAAGGCGGTGGCGCGGGGATTGGACCCGAACGAGGCCACGGTCAAGCTCTGCATGAGCAAGCCGGTCCTCACGATCGAGGACAGCGAGCCGCTGGCCGCCGCCATCGCGCTGATGAAACAGAAGGGGGTCCGCCACCTGGCGGTGACCGAGGATCGGACCATCATCGGAATCCTCTCGGTCTCGGACGTGCTGCGGGCCTATGCGGAGTTGGCCGGGCTGGACGAAGAAGCGGACGCGAACGGCGAGTGA